From a region of the Candidatus Omnitrophota bacterium genome:
- a CDS encoding phosphate ABC transporter substrate-binding protein — MLKKWLLILAAMTLAAPAFAAKNDNSIQVKGSDTMVNLGQAWAEVFMEKNASDFVAVTGGGSGTGFSSLISGTCDIAMSSRNIKEKEIALAGNKGIYPNEIKVALDGLAVVVNVKNPVDKLTMDQLAGIFTGRIKNWKELGGADETIVILSREVNSGTHVYFKEHVLRKMDPNSREEFAPGALMLSSSQAIADEVATNPASIGYYGMGYISSKQKPVAVAKDEASGFVTPSIENVLNGSYPISRPLFLYTNGEPAGLTKKFVDFTLSKEGQDIVLATDFVPVQ; from the coding sequence ATGCTTAAAAAATGGTTACTGATACTGGCGGCAATGACACTTGCCGCGCCGGCATTCGCCGCGAAAAATGACAATTCGATACAGGTGAAGGGCTCTGATACTATGGTCAACCTGGGCCAGGCATGGGCTGAAGTATTCATGGAAAAGAACGCCTCGGACTTTGTGGCAGTCACGGGAGGCGGGTCCGGGACGGGTTTTTCAAGCCTCATAAGCGGCACTTGCGATATAGCCATGAGCTCAAGGAACATAAAGGAGAAAGAGATCGCGCTGGCCGGGAATAAGGGCATATATCCCAACGAGATAAAGGTCGCTCTTGACGGACTTGCGGTAGTGGTGAATGTCAAAAATCCCGTAGATAAGCTTACTATGGATCAGCTGGCGGGGATATTCACCGGCAGGATAAAGAACTGGAAGGAACTCGGCGGCGCCGATGAGACGATCGTCATACTGTCGCGAGAGGTCAATTCCGGGACGCATGTCTATTTTAAAGAGCATGTCCTGAGAAAGATGGACCCCAATAGCAGGGAAGAGTTTGCGCCGGGCGCCCTGATGCTGTCGTCGTCACAGGCCATAGCCGATGAGGTCGCGACCAATCCGGCCTCCATAGGCTATTACGGCATGGGCTATATCTCTTCAAAGCAAAAACCGGTCGCCGTAGCAAAAGATGAGGCATCCGGCTTCGTCACGCCGTCCATAGAAAATGTGCTGAACGGCAGTTATCCGATATCGCGGCCCCTCTTCCTTTACACGAACGGAGAGCCGGCAGGTCTGACGAAAAAATTCGTGGATTTTACGCTTTCAAAAGAAGGCCAGGATATTGTGCTGGCAACCGATTTTGTGCCGGTTCAGTAG
- a CDS encoding DUF2490 domain-containing protein: MRKYRVKVLAAGVFLWAAAAEGYAYDNGDFQIWHTENQEAGIGKGTKLTQEEEWRFGEDASELYYQHYDWGVVYGFDKRLDIGFNYRQVYERYKQKWREENRPHVSATVKLDLWKFKFEDRNRLEYRHFRYKDDFIRYRNKFALKYPIDLKKIKITPYISDEIFIVSNSAGFNENRFYAGMELGLAKYLKFDVYYLLRENRIRADKWSSSNILGTKLKIAF, encoded by the coding sequence ATGCGGAAGTATAGAGTGAAGGTTTTGGCGGCAGGCGTCTTTCTGTGGGCTGCAGCCGCTGAAGGATACGCCTACGACAACGGCGATTTCCAGATCTGGCATACCGAAAATCAGGAGGCGGGGATCGGTAAGGGGACAAAACTGACGCAGGAAGAGGAGTGGCGTTTCGGCGAAGACGCATCCGAATTATACTACCAGCACTATGACTGGGGCGTCGTTTATGGATTCGATAAGAGGCTCGATATCGGATTTAACTACCGCCAGGTCTATGAAAGGTACAAACAGAAGTGGAGGGAAGAGAACAGGCCTCACGTGAGCGCAACGGTCAAGCTGGATCTGTGGAAATTCAAGTTCGAAGACCGGAACCGGCTCGAATACAGGCACTTCCGATATAAGGATGATTTCATACGATATCGCAATAAATTCGCGCTCAAATATCCGATCGATCTTAAAAAGATCAAGATAACGCCCTACATATCGGATGAGATCTTCATCGTCTCTAATTCTGCCGGGTTTAACGAGAACAGGTTTTATGCGGGCATGGAATTGGGCCTGGCAAAATATCTGAAATTCGACGTATATTATCTGCTCAGGGAGAACAGGATAAGGGCGGATAAGTGGTCATCGTCAAACATCCTGGGGACGAAGCTGAAAATAGCCTTTTAA
- a CDS encoding transposase — MPTGPRIILDNVLYHIMDRGNQKQAVFIDSSDFDTYRKRLRLYKKRYKFKLYGYCLMKNHIHLLGEIDKKEDLAKFMHGLTRSYTAYFNKKYDKVGQLWQGRFISKIVAKDEYAIGCINYIEHNPVRAGITIAPYDYEWSSYKERVLEQNSKGNLLNSLSL, encoded by the coding sequence ATGCCAACAGGACCAAGAATCATATTGGATAATGTACTATATCACATTATGGATAGAGGCAATCAAAAACAGGCGGTATTTATAGATAGTTCAGATTTTGATACTTATCGTAAAAGGCTACGTTTATATAAAAAGAGGTACAAATTTAAGCTATATGGATATTGTCTCATGAAGAATCACATCCATTTACTAGGAGAGATTGATAAAAAAGAAGATCTGGCAAAATTTATGCATGGCTTAACACGATCGTACACTGCTTATTTTAACAAAAAATACGATAAAGTGGGACAGCTATGGCAAGGAAGATTTATCAGCAAAATAGTCGCAAAAGACGAATATGCGATCGGATGCATAAATTATATAGAACATAATCCGGTTCGTGCCGGTATAACGATAGCTCCATATGATTATGAATGGTCTAGCTATAAAGAGAGGGTTTTAGAACAAAACTCGAAGGGGAATCTGCTGAATTCACTGAGCTTATAG
- the pstC gene encoding phosphate ABC transporter permease subunit PstC: MRKIKESIIEKMIFVCGLASIFFVILIFLFLLKEGLAVFRIESPLKFLFGKSWYPISEPPQLGIFPLILGSLLVTAGAAIISIPIGIGCAIYIAEIAPAKTKEVLKAGIELLAAIPSVVLGFIGMVTLVPFVKTVFHLPTGLTALSGSIMLAFMAMPTIVSIAEDALYSIPRTYKEGALALGATHWQTIWRVMLPAASSGILAAIMLGIGRVIGETMAVMMITGNAAVIPQSIFVPVRTLTATIAAEMGEAVVGSEHYFALFAIGIVLFIISFAINVTADLFLHKRQ, translated from the coding sequence ATGCGGAAGATCAAAGAATCGATAATTGAAAAAATGATATTCGTTTGCGGACTGGCATCAATATTCTTTGTGATATTGATATTCCTCTTCCTGCTCAAGGAGGGGCTTGCCGTATTCAGGATCGAGAGCCCCCTGAAGTTCCTTTTTGGAAAGAGCTGGTATCCCATATCGGAACCGCCTCAGCTCGGGATATTTCCCCTTATCCTCGGCTCGCTTCTCGTGACCGCGGGGGCGGCTATCATCTCGATCCCGATCGGTATCGGATGCGCCATATACATTGCAGAGATAGCCCCGGCAAAGACGAAAGAGGTCCTTAAGGCAGGCATAGAACTTCTGGCGGCGATACCGAGCGTAGTGCTCGGTTTCATCGGGATGGTGACGCTCGTGCCGTTCGTAAAGACCGTATTTCACCTGCCGACCGGGCTGACGGCGCTATCCGGCTCTATCATGCTCGCGTTCATGGCCATGCCCACCATCGTCTCGATCGCCGAAGACGCGCTTTATTCTATCCCCAGGACATACAAGGAAGGGGCCCTGGCGCTCGGCGCTACGCACTGGCAGACGATATGGCGCGTGATGCTTCCGGCGGCCTCGAGCGGCATCCTTGCGGCGATCATGCTTGGTATAGGACGGGTGATCGGTGAGACCATGGCGGTGATGATGATAACGGGCAATGCCGCAGTCATCCCGCAGAGCATTTTCGTCCCGGTGAGGACGCTCACAGCAACTATCGCAGCGGAGATGGGCGAGGCGGTGGTGGGGAGCGAGCATTATTTCGCGCTCTTTGCCATAGGCATAGTATTGTTCATAATCAGTTTCGCGATCAATGTGACCGCGGACCTTTTCCTGCACAAGAGGCAGTGA
- a CDS encoding ATP-binding protein: MAIKRSFRSKLILSYVLVILVSFAFIAFFLDKKLEENSLHNIESSLITQARLIEDQITAESIKREDPASLGILVKTLGSRTSCRITVIDRRGMVLADSEKPKQEIAHMENHINRPEVMAALAGNIGIDTRYSSTIKIDMLYVALPLKDDGEINGILRLALPLESVQRTLSTIRRIVVIGLIFALLLALILGYIVAGSTIRPINRMIHVSRRFSEGDFSRRILQGPKDEIGELANTLNRMAQDIEDKIKEVKTQNQKLAAIFNSMIEGVIVVDKEGRIISINPTIEKIFAVSKKDAEKKTFLEVIRNNNISDVINSVLEKGEPVSAELTLIYPIRKISEISATPIFDNNEVAGCLVVIHDITEIRKLETMRSDFIANVSHELKTPLTSIKGFIETLLEGALDDKENSRNFLAIIQEHAERLNNLVNDLLSLSHLESKEAALEKGDINLRRLAEGVISGFGSQLKKKKIEVRDELAADLSIRADKDRMEQVFTNLIDNAIKFNKEKGTIKIYSRDLNDSIKIIIEDSGIGIPDKDIARIFERFYRVDKARSRELGGTGLGLSIVKHIVELHNGSVGVESTEGFGSKFWLVLPRR, from the coding sequence ATGGCTATCAAGAGAAGTTTCAGGTCAAAGCTTATCCTTTCATATGTCCTCGTGATACTGGTATCGTTCGCCTTCATAGCCTTCTTCCTGGACAAAAAGCTCGAAGAAAATTCTCTCCATAATATCGAATCGTCCCTTATCACCCAGGCCCGTCTTATCGAGGACCAGATCACTGCCGAAAGCATAAAAAGGGAAGACCCCGCCTCCCTGGGTATTTTAGTAAAGACCCTGGGATCCAGGACAAGCTGCCGTATCACTGTCATCGACAGGAGAGGCATGGTGCTTGCCGATTCCGAAAAACCAAAGCAAGAGATAGCGCACATGGAGAACCATATCAATCGCCCGGAGGTAATGGCCGCCTTAGCGGGTAATATCGGCATCGATACGCGCTATTCTTCGACCATCAAGATAGATATGCTCTATGTGGCGCTGCCTCTTAAAGATGATGGTGAAATTAACGGTATCCTGAGGTTGGCGTTGCCGCTGGAGAGCGTGCAGAGAACGTTATCCACCATCAGAAGGATAGTCGTAATAGGGCTTATCTTTGCGCTTCTATTGGCTTTGATCCTGGGATATATAGTGGCAGGGAGTACTATCCGGCCGATCAACAGGATGATACATGTTTCGCGTCGATTTTCGGAAGGCGACTTTAGCCGCAGGATACTCCAAGGCCCTAAAGACGAGATAGGGGAGCTTGCGAATACCCTGAACAGGATGGCCCAGGACATAGAAGATAAGATCAAAGAGGTCAAGACGCAAAACCAGAAGCTCGCCGCGATCTTCAACAGCATGATAGAGGGGGTCATCGTCGTAGATAAAGAAGGCCGCATAATCTCTATAAACCCTACCATAGAGAAGATATTCGCGGTCTCTAAAAAAGACGCGGAGAAGAAGACCTTCCTGGAGGTCATACGCAACAATAATATCTCGGACGTCATAAATTCTGTATTGGAAAAAGGAGAGCCCGTGTCGGCAGAATTGACGCTTATCTACCCTATACGCAAGATATCCGAGATCAGCGCAACTCCCATTTTTGACAATAATGAAGTGGCGGGGTGCCTGGTGGTCATCCATGATATAACCGAGATAAGGAAGCTTGAGACGATGCGCAGCGATTTTATCGCCAACGTGTCCCATGAACTGAAGACGCCGCTCACTTCCATAAAGGGGTTCATAGAGACGCTCCTTGAGGGCGCCCTAGACGATAAAGAGAATAGCCGTAACTTCCTGGCGATAATCCAGGAGCACGCCGAGCGGCTCAACAATCTGGTCAATGACCTGCTCTCCCTGTCGCATCTTGAGTCGAAAGAGGCAGCCCTGGAGAAGGGGGATATAAACCTGCGCCGACTTGCCGAGGGGGTCATATCCGGGTTCGGGTCTCAGTTAAAGAAGAAGAAGATAGAGGTCAGGGATGAGTTGGCGGCAGACCTTTCGATCAGGGCGGATAAGGACAGGATGGAGCAGGTCTTTACGAACCTTATCGATAATGCCATAAAATTCAACAAGGAAAAAGGGACCATCAAGATCTACAGCCGGGACCTGAATGACAGCATAAAGATAATAATAGAAGATTCCGGCATAGGTATCCCCGATAAAGATATCGCCCGCATATTTGAGCGGTTCTACCGGGTGGACAAAGCGCGCTCGCGCGAACTCGGAGGAACGGGCCTGGGCCTCTCCATCGTCAAGCATATCGTCGAACTGCATAACGGCAGCGTGGGGGTGGAGAGCACCGAAGGTTTCGGCTCGAAGTTCTGGTTGGTCCTCCCAAGGCGATAA
- a CDS encoding response regulator: MKETILIVEDEKDIVKMLDYNLKKEGFRTLSVRNGEDAVDSARGAPPDLIILDLMLPGMDGLEVCKKLKGDSKTASVPVIMLTAKSQESDKIVGLELGADDYVTKPFSPRELIARIKAVLRRGKEKEKMPEVLKAGDLTVDLAKIAVTLKGKPVELTGKEFELLKTLMISKGRVLSRDHLLDTIWGFDQALEIQTRTVDVHIRTLRKKLKGESRRIVTVKNYGYRFEDEE; the protein is encoded by the coding sequence ATGAAAGAGACGATACTGATCGTAGAAGACGAAAAAGATATAGTCAAGATGCTTGACTATAACCTCAAGAAGGAGGGGTTCAGGACCCTCTCTGTCCGTAACGGGGAAGATGCCGTAGATTCGGCCAGGGGCGCTCCCCCGGACCTGATCATCCTGGACCTCATGCTCCCGGGTATGGATGGTTTAGAGGTCTGTAAAAAGCTCAAGGGTGACAGTAAGACCGCGTCGGTCCCGGTCATCATGCTGACAGCAAAGAGCCAGGAGTCGGACAAGATCGTGGGGCTTGAGTTAGGGGCGGATGACTATGTGACCAAGCCCTTCAGCCCCAGGGAATTGATCGCGCGGATAAAGGCGGTCCTGCGCCGCGGCAAAGAGAAAGAGAAGATGCCGGAGGTGCTGAAGGCAGGCGACCTGACCGTAGATCTGGCTAAGATCGCGGTGACCCTTAAGGGTAAGCCGGTAGAGCTCACCGGAAAAGAGTTCGAGCTTCTTAAGACACTGATGATATCAAAGGGCAGGGTCTTGTCGCGGGACCATCTTCTGGATACGATATGGGGATTCGACCAGGCCCTGGAGATACAGACCCGGACCGTAGATGTGCATATAAGGACACTGCGTAAGAAGTTAAAGGGCGAGTCAAGGCGTATCGTTACCGTAAAGAATTACGGGTATAGATTCGAAGACGAAGAGTAG
- the pstA gene encoding phosphate ABC transporter permease PstA, with product MRDPHRTQNIAFFLLFLATLLIVVPVGMIVVIIIQKGLPAISWQFLTDIPRQGMRSGGIYPAIVGTVYLVTGAIVFALPIGLLAAIYLSEYSSDNILNRLIKLAIVNLAGVPSVVYGLFGLALFVVFFKFGASILSGSLTLGIMILPIIITSSREALESVPQSFREVSLSLGASKWQTIRHIVLPNAIPGILTGTILGLGRAAGETAPILFTVAAFYLPQLPKSVFDQAMALPYHLYVISTQVPNVDEKIRYGTAFVLLALVLFMNLVAIIIRYKFRKKKKW from the coding sequence ATGCGCGATCCGCATAGAACACAGAATATAGCCTTCTTTCTCCTTTTCCTGGCGACCCTCCTGATAGTGGTGCCGGTGGGGATGATCGTCGTCATCATCATCCAGAAGGGCCTGCCGGCTATAAGCTGGCAGTTCCTTACCGATATCCCGAGGCAGGGGATGCGCTCAGGCGGGATATATCCTGCCATCGTCGGGACTGTATATCTCGTGACCGGCGCCATAGTCTTTGCGCTGCCGATAGGGCTCCTGGCCGCCATATATCTGAGCGAATATTCCAGCGACAACATATTGAACCGGCTGATCAAACTCGCGATCGTGAACCTCGCGGGAGTACCGTCCGTCGTCTATGGCCTTTTTGGGCTTGCGCTATTCGTGGTCTTCTTCAAGTTCGGCGCATCGATACTCTCCGGCTCGCTAACGCTCGGGATCATGATATTGCCGATAATAATCACCTCCTCGCGGGAAGCCCTTGAAAGCGTGCCGCAGTCATTCCGCGAGGTGAGCCTCTCTCTCGGGGCAAGCAAATGGCAGACGATCCGGCACATAGTCCTGCCAAACGCTATACCGGGTATACTTACCGGGACCATTCTCGGCCTCGGCAGGGCTGCGGGCGAGACGGCGCCGATCCTCTTCACTGTCGCCGCGTTTTATCTGCCGCAGCTGCCGAAATCCGTATTCGACCAGGCGATGGCCCTGCCGTACCACCTGTATGTCATATCGACACAGGTGCCTAATGTGGACGAGAAGATACGTTATGGCACCGCCTTTGTGTTGCTTGCGCTCGTCCTTTTCATGAACCTGGTCGCGATAATAATACGTTACAAGTTCAGGAAGAAAAAGAAATGGTAA
- the acpS gene encoding holo-ACP synthase, translated as MIAGAGVDIVEVFRMREAIQKWGDNFLTKIFTPKEISYSSSKRFAHQHFAARFAAKEAVVKAFGEPHANPIKWTEIEVFNDREGKPVIEFHDDALKLKKKKKINNVIVSMAHSKNYAVANVILVRKGR; from the coding sequence GAGGTCTTCCGGATGCGGGAGGCCATACAGAAATGGGGCGATAACTTCCTGACCAAGATATTCACGCCCAAAGAGATATCCTACTCGAGCTCAAAACGGTTCGCGCACCAGCACTTTGCCGCCAGGTTCGCCGCAAAAGAGGCGGTCGTAAAGGCGTTCGGCGAACCGCATGCCAACCCCATCAAATGGACCGAGATAGAGGTCTTCAATGACCGCGAAGGGAAGCCGGTCATAGAGTTCCATGACGACGCGCTCAAATTGAAGAAGAAGAAGAAGATAAACAACGTGATCGTGAGCATGGCCCATTCGAAAAATTACGCGGTCGCGAACGTCATACTTGTCAGGAAGGGGAGATAG
- a CDS encoding NAD(P)H-hydrate dehydratase, protein MEIEIRGILEKFPKRAADSHKGDYGHVLVMAGSSGYTGAPYLTGQAALLAGSGLVTLAAGKSVHPILAAKLTEVMVRPFFETRDGSLSLLAEKELLAFAEGCNCVAIGPGISQNRETQTLVRNLVTKLDKTMVLDADGLNALAGHLPILKNVKKPVVLTPHPGEMARLTGKETGDIQKNRKEIALQFAGEYNIVLILKGHETVVAGPGGELYINRTGNPGMATGGVGDVLTGIVASFIGQGMDPVSASALAVYFHGLAGDLALKEKGPLSLVATDLLNKLPEVLRTLA, encoded by the coding sequence GTGGAGATAGAGATACGCGGGATACTCGAGAAGTTCCCGAAGAGGGCCGCCGACTCCCATAAGGGGGATTATGGCCACGTCCTTGTCATGGCAGGCTCGTCGGGTTACACGGGGGCGCCGTACCTCACAGGCCAGGCGGCCTTATTGGCAGGGAGCGGCCTAGTAACGCTCGCGGCAGGGAAGAGCGTACATCCGATACTGGCGGCGAAGCTCACAGAGGTCATGGTCCGGCCGTTCTTCGAGACGCGCGACGGGTCGCTGAGTTTACTTGCGGAGAAGGAGCTCCTGGCGTTCGCCGAAGGATGCAACTGCGTCGCGATCGGGCCGGGCATTTCGCAGAACAGGGAGACACAGACCCTGGTACGTAACCTGGTGACGAAGCTGGATAAGACGATGGTCCTCGATGCCGACGGCCTGAATGCGCTCGCCGGGCACCTCCCCATATTGAAGAACGTCAAAAAGCCGGTTGTCCTGACACCCCATCCGGGCGAGATGGCGCGGCTGACCGGCAAAGAAACAGGGGATATACAAAAGAACAGAAAAGAGATTGCGCTCCAGTTTGCCGGCGAGTATAATATTGTCTTAATTTTAAAGGGGCACGAGACCGTGGTGGCCGGGCCTGGCGGAGAGCTTTACATAAACAGGACCGGTAACCCCGGCATGGCGACCGGCGGTGTCGGCGATGTGCTGACGGGTATAGTCGCGAGCTTCATAGGGCAGGGGATGGACCCGGTCTCTGCATCGGCGCTCGCGGTATACTTCCACGGCCTTGCCGGCGACCTGGCGCTTAAGGAGAAAGGTCCCTTAAGCCTCGTTGCTACCGATCTTTTAAATAAACTACCCGAGGTTTTAAGGACGCTAGCGTAG